DNA from Gracilinanus agilis isolate LMUSP501 chromosome 3, AgileGrace, whole genome shotgun sequence:
ATGTTGGCCCAGAATATACTTTGTATAGCAGAGTAAGAGTAATATTTTAGCATTACTAACACTGCACTTGCTTTTACATTTGGATATACACATAATCTTCATAGATATATGTCAAAATTCATAAGGAGACCTTGAAAACCAGCTTTTCAAAAATGAGCTATAGTTTAGTCTGAACTGTATTATATGAATTTCCTAAAGTATTCTAAATTTAGGACACAAAACTAAGGAAAAATGTTGCTATCTCATTAGTAAATGGCTTATATGAAACCTAGAGCTCACTCATCTTTTTTTTGATAGGTTTGTCTGATGAGGACTGTGATCCAATGATTGTTTAGCAGCAATTTTACAGAATTGTAAATTCTTTTATTAACAGGCATTATAAACAGATAATACTAATCTTATTTAAAAACCATGAGTGCCACACTGGTGAATATACAGCTCATGAATAACTTAAagtctttcccattttaaaaggCAACACACAAGATACAAAACTATACTAAACAAAGAAGCCATAATATGGATACATGATTGAAGTGTCTAAAATGATATATACAGTACATAATTAATGTTAATTATGTGTTCAGTACATTTTTATGTATGATTCTCATCATGCTTCACTTTCCCCAGACACTGAATTCTGCACTTCCTCTTCCAAAATTGGTACAATCAGGTTATCCTTAGACATCAAATTATATTTCATCACAAATTTAGTAAATCGGTGACACAAAAATGTTTCATTCTgtggaatggagaaaagaaattttaatttgtaatccaaaacaaaaccaacaaaatgtataccaccaccaccataaaaTTATCACCATTTGATTAAGTAGCTATCAGCAACATAAAGTAATATACTTACCTCGTATTCATCAAATATTTGCCGATGATGAAAATAAGCATGTGAAAATATTCTGTAAATCCTACGGCACACTGATCCTAGTTTGGCTACAGATGACTCTTTTATGCTAACtctataaaaatagagaaaatacaaATCATGAAATCAAAGAGCTGGAATGGACCACAGAGTCCATCTGCTCAGCATTTCCCAAACTTTATTCCATAGAACTCTAGTGTCTCATCTGATATAAACAGGGTTCTGTGAGCAAATATCAATGTTAAtgatattttatcctcacaaaatgttacatatgaaatttttttcattgaatgcACAGCAATTGTTCACCATAATAGGTTTTGCTCTTAAATGCATACATGGctcagatctatgatttcatcattgtTAGGGAGTTTGATAAAGAAAAGCAGGCTAAGAAAGTAGACCAGCAACAGATTTGCCAcattctgccctcaagaaataactgggaaatctggcctcagacacttcccagctgtgtgaccctgggcaagtcacttgacacccattgcccacccttaccactcttccaccaaggagccaatacacagaagttaagggtttaaaaaaaaaaaagaaaagaaagaaataactgggaccctgagaagttaaatgacttgcccagggtcacattctGCTGAAGTAAAGTAATGTACCTCAAATCACAAAACTAATTCATAACAATCAGAACTAGAAGTCATATCTCTTGATTTTTCAATTCAGCTATCTCTTCACTTCACTCAATTAATTACTACAATTCAGCATTCtgtaataaaaacattaaatgttCTAAGATATTAATATATTGTATTAAAAGTGAATTCTCAATTTAGAAATCCATTTAGGATTTCAACAGTCTATTCAGTAATTAGTAACAATAAAagcattaatttgattttttctttcaaagaaaaaaattttcatgacTTTCTAAAAACTGGCATCACAAATCTTAACTactcttttatttcttataaaaaggTAAGGAAAGTATCTTTTAAGTGAATTTCCAGGTAGCTGGCTTTACATATTTTACATTAATACATAATTAAACttgttattatattatgtttttaaaattattaaatccaACTACTTGAACACAAAATCAATAAAGGCTTGCTGTTATAAGTTAATATCTAATGATCCCTTTTTATACTTGGAACCAGAATTCTCAGATTTTACAATTCTATAGAGGTAGccaaaattttaaatgcatagtTTGAAGCAACCAAAGTGACATCTCAAAATGATAAACCCCTCTTTTGCTGTCATGGCCTCAAAAGCAGCTAACATGAGGTATGATGGTAGTAATATGTTACTGAAAATTAGTCTGAATGTCAACCATAGGTTGCCAACACCACCTCTACTTTGTAATTATTTGCTTTGGTTTGAACATATGATTGAATCTCAAAACCTGAATAACTTGAAATACATTATGCCAGAAATATAATTTCTGAGTAAAAAATGCATTGTATTAGCAACTTGATATtcattgaaatattaaaaagctttttgaaataataaagaatttaaatagcATCATATTTAACAGTTTTACCTgctaggaaaatatttattgctattCAGAAGACATGCAGCACCATCAAGCGTGTGCCTAGTGTAGTCTATAGCAGGACACtacaaaagaaaaagtataaaatgacATCACCAAACATCTCAACTCtagtattgtatatatttatgcaaaTACCAAAGGTCTTGCCTTTTCTCATTCCTAACAAGAGCATATGCATAGGAAAATCCTATCAAAATTTAGATAGAAACAGTGCCTTGCAAATAGTGAGTACATAATAAAAAATCTGTTGAATTCTTGGTGGCAGAATCAGATTAGAATATGCAAGTGAACTGTTATTTCAGTAAACCGGACTTTATTATACTAACAGAGGACCATTTTAGACAGCTTCTCCAAGACATAAACTCTACTGTCTTGTTCTTCTTCACACCTACTTTTTTGCATCAATCTCAGACAATCTCAAGACTTGTccttaaagaattttaaagttaaGAGGAATCTTAGGAAAACATCTTAATCActgatgaggaaaacaaggcccAGAGATATGAAGTGACTTAGCCATCAAGTAGGCAGATCAGTTAGAATTCAGAATTCCTAACTCCTAGTCCAATGTTCTTTTTAGTGTATCACATTGTCTAGAAGTAATTCTAACTAAATTTACTGTCCTCTTTCCCTTGACTTTACTCTAACACTCCATGGTTCCCTAATATATCCTTGGAACCCTACCCCTTAGACACCATTTGCATTATTGGATTTTAATGGGTTGTGGCACTAAAGAATCTTTATGTTACAACCTAATAAGTTCTTCTGTATAGTATATGTTATATTACGAACAATGAAACCTATCCTGTCTCATAGTTTTTTATCCTTGCTACTACCAATAAAACCTTTGGAACAGAATGAGGTAGCATGATGATGAAGGGAAAGAGCTCTACTTGGAGTTACaggacctaagtttgaatcccagTTGTCTTTCTACTTGGGtgacctgagcaaatcatttaatatttctggacctcaattATCTCATATGTAATataagagaattggactagaccagtgatggtgaacctatgacatgaatgccaaagatggcatgcagagtgctctctgtggacatgagggcccacccccaacccccactagagttcattactagaaataaagaaggatggatggaactgctcctctccccctctccactgtgtctgACTACATTATTTCccatcacctgtccctctgcccagcagccaaatgggagcccgcagggggtaaggtgggcaacCCACAGGTAACAGAGCTGAAGGGGAGCAGAGCATtcaggccactctcctccccatctccacacaCACCTCTCATCACCTGTCTCTTTTCttagcaacccaatgggagcacttcctccctccctccctcccttgtctggagtaaaagggaggagggaagggtagAGTTTGGCACTGCACTCAGTCTCTGGTAGGGAGAGGCACAGCACTGGGGGCTGTGAGACAGAGCCTGGCACTCtgactctaaaaggtttgccatcaatggactagatggtctctaagttcAGATCTATGATCCCAGGGTTCTCCAGTTTCCCAGAAggcaaataagaaaaaacaaatagcaAGGAAGGTGAGGAACAGAGTCAAGCAAGGAGCCAAGCATGCAAACCataaagaaaagactgaaaatttcctgtaaaggaaatggcaataatTGTGATTCTACCCAATGGAGatagtattttaaaaagtaaattgtggggggcagctcagtggctcagtggattgagagccaggcccagagatgggaagtcctgggttcaaatatgacaacttcctagctgtgtgactctgggcaactccattgcctagctcttaccactcttctgccttagaaccaatacagagtagacagaaggtaagggttaaaaaaaattttttaagttaattgtgcttttaaaaattgctctttGGAAACCATCAACCATTTAAATGCTGCTTAATATGGCATCATGGTAAAGAGACCTTTGTGTGCATATTCACATACAAAGGAAtattcatttctcaaaaaatCCACAAGAGCTATATACCTACTCGAGTACCATACCCAATATTTACTTAAATCATATATAGTTTTCCAAATATACTGTCATCCTTCACAGTTACAATTGCTGCAATAGTAATAGAAATGAGAAAGTATGAATATAACTAAACTCGTCAAACTAGCAGTCTTTTCCATAGTGCACACATAAACTGTCCTTTGGCAATGAAGTCACTGTTTGCAAAGCTAGCACCATTTGTTCTCTGGCTCATCCTCTTAGAATTTAAGTAAAGCCTTTGCTTCAGAACAGTTAGTTATCCACATGGCTTCTGCTTTTTTTAACTGTTCTCTGTTAGCAGACCCTCTCCATACTTATTCCACAACATATGATGATGGTCTTCAAACTACCCTCTACTAGTTCACCACACAGTAACTTCAGAGGGCTCTTATTTTCACCaattttctatacatttccattCAAAGGGGCAGCAAGCAGAGTTCCAATATTGACAGATTAGTTGTTTACAGGATCTCATTGGTAATGTTCTCATTTACAATGTAATAAAATAAGCTTTGAAACAAATAAAGAAGCCAGACATGACACTTTTAAGATATTCAGATCCTGCAGTCATCCAAGTTGAACACATCCATTTTGAAGACCctcagtctagagcagtgattcccaaagtgggaaccACCGctccatggtgggtgctgcaatgatccaggggagcagtaatggccaaaggtgcatttgggagctgtgatagtatgtgacagggggtgctaattaatattttttctggaaagggggcggtaggccaaaaaagtttgggaaccactgatctagagtgaAACTTAAACTGGCCCTGCACCGTCTTCTCTCTTCTAGTTACCAGAGGATATATTTAGCTTCttgattttgtttctaattttttaggcAATCACTAATCACTAATCACTAGAATGGCTAAGTGGCAAGACTCactaaaagttttcttttctttttttttttttttttttttttttttttaattttaaacccttaacttctggttattgacttataggtggaagattggtaagggtaggcaatgggggtcaagtgacttgcccagggtcacacagctgggaagtgtctgaggccggatttgaacctaggacctcccgtctctaggcctggctctcaatccactgagctacccagctgccccctcactaaAAGTTTTTAGCTATGTACTACCAAAGAAAATGCTTGCTTGTGTATAGGTTTATCTAAGTATGGGCTGACTATTTAATCTCCAttttctttaggtttatcatcaATTCAAAGAATGTaacatcaataatatgaaataaatcagCCTTCCTCATTTAGAACTAAAGctgtattttaaagaatttttttcttctaaaaacatAATTGTAAAATAAGGTAGGTAGTCCCTTGCTTTAAGGTTCTCAAGGCTGACAACATTAATGACTAACTGAAAAATCTTAAGTTTACCCTTCAACATCTTCCTGTCAAAAAGATGCAATgagaaggtggctcagtggatagagagtcaggcctggagactgaggttctaggttcaaatatggcttcaggcacctcctagctatgtggccctaggcaaaCCCCCATCGGCCCtccccctaccactcttctgccttggaaccagtacttagtatcaataaacagaaggtataggtttaaaaaaagatgcaatAAACAATTATTAGCACCTACAAACATGGAGGATGATTCTTAACAAACTTTTCATTGCAAAGACCAGCTGTGATATGGAAGGTTTCAATGTATATACTAGCAATGCcacaaaaacatgaagaaaaatcaCTCTCGGGATATCACAAAACTCACTGTTCTTTGCTATTAGACCCTATTCACTGCTACTCCGCAACATATCAGAATGCTCAACCTACCcattataagtatttatttaacaaGTATATAAAGTATCAATTAGTAATCAGTCTACTCTTATAAAAGGATATCATGAGTTgcagatatactttttttttctgtagattCTGAAAGACTACTCAGATTATACTATATACAAAAAGCAAACTATCatttaatacatttataaatttcACTAACCACACAATTCCAGAACATTTAATATGGTTCAAATCACAATTACAAAGATGTCCACACAAAACCTTGATAGTCTTAGTAGTCGAAAGAATACTAAGTATCAGCAGAATTTAAATTCCTTGGGGCCAAAGACTATCATTTTtgtcctttgtattcccagcgcTAGCTCTGTGCCTTGGACCtcctaagtgcttaataaatatttgttaaattgactGTAAGCAGTTACATTTAAAGATGTATCTAACTTCTTACTACTTATACAATTTCAATGCCCATTTATTTAAGTGAAGGAGCTATATTATAaagttatattatatttatatatatatgtatgtatatatatatatatatatacgcaatCACTCTTAATTCTgtcaaaacaaattctcacctCTTTTGGAGTTTTGTGAGCTGCACAAAGAAAAATCCATTGTTCAGTTGCTGTCATCTGTGTACATGTATCTGGATGGCACTCACTCTGTTAAAATAATTGTCCTTAATGTCAATATATAAACATAAGAAAAGGGCATATTACTCAAACTCTATATGAGAttccaagagaaagaaattttaagtTGTGTATAACTTTCTATAAATAGTAGATTacaaaacaaagaggaaaatgtataAACACTCTTACAGAGATTACAATTGAAacataaaaacttaaaattttttaaataaaaaattacctGAAGTTTAACGGCAAGTCCATTTAGCTCCAGGCAGAATTGCCtgaaaatgcaaatatataattaaaaatactaaTCTCTTGTTTTCCAAAGATAACATTTAGCATCATATTTTTAACAATAGACTAACCACTATAGTTCAAATACCATATTTCCTTTGAGGAGCTCAAACTTTCACATATCTCATTTATTCTCACCTATAATCTTAGTAAATATAATCTCCATATTACAAAAATTGAGAATAAAGGGTAAAAGTAAATAAACTTCTATGCAATCTATAatgcaaaggaaaaatatttcctttactaTTTAGTCACAGTTCAAAACATAAACAGCCAAAAAATAACAACCATATTCCCTCTTAAACTTGCTAAAGCTATACTTTGAATATCCCTTCCCACTTGAAACTCATAATCTATGAACTATCATaaagaaatacaacaaaatagagtgtcattttatatatacactgGTGGCTGAAGAATTTTCATTTAAGTAATAATGAGCCACATAGATATCCTATTTTTCAGCTTCTGAAAAACTGATTattcccagaagaaaaaaaaacctagctaCTTAATAAGTTTTAGTTCACTGCCTCACTAAAAGATAATGTCTACATTAGCATCATAATtttcaaaaagtttaaaaaaaaattttggttcCCTAGAAATGTAATGTTAGCATTATGGAAAGCAAAAGacaaatacttaaaagaaaaatgcaacACAGCTTAAAAAATTAACTAGTAAGAAAAGTAAGCTTAAGTTTCATCATGTTATACAAGAACATCACTAAATAAAGAGGCAGTaagaagtatcttttttttaagttaggaaTACTACCATAGGGGCACTACTTTTCAACccaagaaagcaaaggaaaagcaAGGATCAAATATTCAATTGATCTTAACcctatttcttttccaaattccttataataataaaataattatgataatatttcattaatgGCACATATCCAATCTACTATTTGTACTATGTATTTTGAGATGTATTTCCAACAGTGGTCCTGAATTCTATCAACCAGCCCGTCTCTCACCTGGTTCCCCTTATGACCAAATAGCATATTTGTGCTAACCAGTCATGGTGAAAGTATGACTGGCAATCTGTGGCTATAAAATACAGTGAATTCAACTGGCCTTTCCTAGAAAAAGAATTTGTAACTTAAGCTTCATTAACATCATGCAAAAACAGCATTGTTAAACAACTACCAACAGTGTCTCAATGTATCAAATTCAAACAAAAAGCTATTACCCTTGAAACCCTTTTCAGAGATCTTCTCTGAATGtacagaaaatttttaaaaaatcattattttagtcttgttttttaaaagtatagcaAGAGAATAACAGCACTTGGCTAATAGACCATGGAGATAAGAATTATCtttatttaactattattaaataaattattatattatctattatatgCCTTTAATTAAAGTATCTATTATTAAATAAAGGGAAATCTCCCCAACAACCTAGATTTCTATCAGACCTAAAAAAACAATCCTATGGATGAGTTCAAAGTTCACTGAAATTTAATTAAAGAGTATAGcaaaattcctcttttttttttttttttttttaaactcttaccttccatcctagactcaaaactgtatattggctccaaggctgaagagtggtaaggactaggcaatgggggttaagtgacttgcccagggtcacacagctataagtgtctgtggtcaaatttgaacccaggacctctcatctctaggcctggttctcaatccactgagccacccagctgccccccaaaatgtcCTATCTTAGAAAAAGGGATTATGACAATGACCGGATTAAACCTACATCTTTCAGTAACTCTGAAGATTAAGGTAGACTCATTttttgaaagaggaaaatcagGACATTTTTAATCAAGTAACTTAATCAAGAAAACCAGGCACAGAATACTGAAATGTCTTAGTCTCCTGAAAAGGCAGTATTTTAAAGTTAGGAAAAAATCTGACCCTAAATAATTGAGTGACAGCAACAAGAATTCCTTACTTGTTCTAAACAACAGTGATAGAGTAAATACCCAAAGTAAGAAGACTATAgtactaaaaggaaaaaatattgtcatttggcttaagttttgttgttttttttttaaacccttgtatttcggtgtattgtctcataagtggaagagtggcaagggtgggcaatgggggtcaagtgacttgcccagggtcacacagctgggaagtggctgaggccgggattgaacctaggacctcctgtctctaggcctgactctcactccactgagctacccagctgccccttggcttAAGTTTTTTTAGGTACACACgtaaattatatttatgtatcatAGTTAACACTAAATCCATGTGACAAAACCATTTTTTACTAGTAGAAGTcaggcaaacaaaaacaataaatattcataattaaCAATAGTAATTTCCTACCTTAAGTGTTCATATTTCCATACACCTTCATCTTGGCCTTCAGGTGGTTCAAGAATTTTGTCAATATTGGAACAGTCTGCCCTTATGTTCTGTTGAATATACTATGAACAAAAAGTCCTAAAAGTTATTTAAATATAACATGGCACATTACctatttttaatatacattttatatacttttttttttaaacccttaccttccgtcgtggagtcaatactgtgtattggctccaaggcagaagagtggtaagcgtaggcaatgggggtcaagtgactaacccagggtcacacagctggtaagtatctgagaccagatttgaaccgaggacctcccctctgtaggcctggctctcaatccactgagctacccagttgccccctttttatatacatttttattttaaattttacatccatttaaatatgattttgccatttcataaaatttaaaaatctttcttttatatGACAAATGaaatgtatacatgtattatccacAATCAAGAATAACCTAAAGTCAGTCTGTCATGCAAAAAACCTAATTCTCAAAAACGTTCTAAATGCTCAATTATCAAAGAAATTGAATCCCAACATAGAGATATTATATTTCTCAGACATAGAACTTGGAATGAAACTGAACATCATTTTCATTTGAACATGAGTTTTAGATTATGTGACATGGTAGAAGGAAGTAAGAAATTATAAAGTACACAAAGTCACTGTTAGCCACCTTCAAACTGAAAGTAAAAAGGACTTAAAACACTatccaaatgaaattttaaaaagtttaagcCTGAATATGGTATAACATAGTCAACCTAGagtttgtagatttttttttttaaatccttaccttccataccAATAcctcatgtattggttccaaggcagaa
Protein-coding regions in this window:
- the MOB4 gene encoding MOB-like protein phocein isoform X1 codes for the protein MVMAEGTAVLRRNRPGTKAQDFYNWPDESFDEMDSTLAVQQYIQQNIRADCSNIDKILEPPEGQDEGVWKYEHLRQFCLELNGLAVKLQSECHPDTCTQMTATEQWIFLCAAHKTPKECPAIDYTRHTLDGAACLLNSNKYFPSRVSIKESSVAKLGSVCRRIYRIFSHAYFHHRQIFDEYENETFLCHRFTKFVMKYNLMSKDNLIVPILEEEVQNSVSGESEA
- the MOB4 gene encoding MOB-like protein phocein isoform X2; protein product: MVMAEGTAVLRRNRPGTKAQYIQQNIRADCSNIDKILEPPEGQDEGVWKYEHLRQFCLELNGLAVKLQSECHPDTCTQMTATEQWIFLCAAHKTPKECPAIDYTRHTLDGAACLLNSNKYFPSRVSIKESSVAKLGSVCRRIYRIFSHAYFHHRQIFDEYENETFLCHRFTKFVMKYNLMSKDNLIVPILEEEVQNSVSGESEA